A single genomic interval of Oryzias latipes chromosome 3, ASM223467v1 harbors:
- the pde3b gene encoding cGMP-inhibited 3',5'-cyclic phosphodiesterase B isoform X2, protein MILWDWDLKHWYKPQYQGAVSGNGVDLSVINEARNLVSDVLVDSSLSPNTIANLRSISSLLGTFSGSCRPRVNPFTPFPGFYSVEADDPVDRTERKSIKCLSSRNSLPTPQPRRSSTSSASTSHPLLDSPASRWERNNGKRQHSEHSLMSSGLPNGPNSNLLTIPKQRSSSVTLTYHAGPRRPGTSPSLSPVPSPSHSPPALGTGGSSSHVSRSPVEFPDTADFLKKPSVHLNMHKPLSYPINSAESQQAFRNSTFPVCNSCGRQMLKGVSSSDHGDSHPLFNSEGQCRRSGEGLDFSGEPVIREESSELDVSSDGRQEAGRNQGLTEEEEESSSTEQSTPKSEGELEFKLDPMLEEHEALMEKMNTWNFQIFDLVDVTGGRTGRILSYVTYTLFQDTCLFEIFKIPVREFMSYFHALENGYRDIPYHNRVHATDVLHAVWYLTTQPIPGFQQIHSEHVTGSDTDSDSGISPGRISYASSKSSSISDDSYGCLAWNIPALELMALYVAAAMHDYDHPGRTNAFLVATNAPQAVLYNDRSVLENHHAASAWNLYLSQPEYNFLVNLDHVEFKRFRFLVIEAILATDLKKHFDFLAEFNSKVNDVNSPGIDWTNENDRLLVCQVCIKLADINGPAKVRDLHLKWTEGIVNEFYEQGDEETKLGLPISPFMDRSSPQLAKLQESFITHIVGPLCNSYDAAGLLPGYWISKEGSDEDEDEGQGDIDLDEDEDEEDVLEDELAPRRTKNRRRLYCCIMHHLTENHKVWKKIIEEEDKSKELGKQQQQQDSLPTSPSDDIQVIQEEEEGEERQ, encoded by the exons ATGATCTTATGGGACTGGGATCTGAAGCACTGGTACAAACCGCAGTATCAG GGTGCAGTAAGCGGGAATGGGGTTGATCTGTCAGTCATCAACGAGGCCAGGAATCTGGTGTCCGACGTGCTGGTGGACTCGTCCCTGTCGCCCAACACCATTGCCAATCTGCGCAGCATCTCCAGCCTGCTGGGGACGTTTTCGGGTTCGTGCCGTCCGAGGGTCAACCCCTTTACGCCTTTCCCCGGATTCTACTCTGTGGAGGCGGACGACCCTGTCGACAGGACAGAAAGGAAAAGCATTAAG TGtctgagcagcagaaacagcctCCCAACTCCTCAACCCAGGCGGAGTTCCACGTCCTCTGCATCAACTTCTCATCCCCTTCTGGACTCCCCCGCTTCACGCTGGGAACGTAACAACGGAAAAAGGCAGCACTCCGAACACAGCCTCATGAG CTCAGGTCTGCCCAACGGTCCCAATTCAAACCTGCTAACCATTCCCAAACAGAGGTCTTCCTCTGTGACTCTCACATACCATGCTGGGCCCAGAAGGCCAG GCACGTCCCCCAGCCTTAGTCCTGTACCCTCACCCAGCCACAGTCCTCCAGCACTGGGGACAGGAGGCTCATCGTCCCATGTCAGTCGATCACCTGTGGAGTTCCCAGACACGGCGGACTTCCTGAAAAAACCAAGTGTTCACTTGAACATGCACAAGCCTTTAAGCTACCCTATTAACTCTGCCGAATCCCAGCAGGCCTTCCGCAACTCTACGTTTCCTGTCTGTAACAG CTGTGGCCGTCAGATGCTCAAGGGAGTTTCCAGCAGTGACCATGGGGATTCTCATCCTCTGTTTAACAGCGAGGGTCAATGCAGGCGCTCAG GTGAAGGGCTGGACTTTAGCGGGGAGCCTGTTATCAGAGAGGAGAGCAGTGAGCTAGACGTGTCTTCAGATGGACGGCAAGAAGCTGGAAGAAACCAGGGCCTGaccgaagaggaggaggagagctcGAGCACGGAGCAGTCAACACCAAAATCAGAG ggTGAACTGGAGTTCAAGTTAGATCCCATGCTGGAGGAGCACGAGGCTCTTATGGAGAAAATGAACACCTGGAACTTCCAGATCTTTGACCTGGTGGATGTAACAGGAGGGAGGACAGGACGCATTCTCAGCTAC GTCACATACACACTTTTCCAGGACACGTGTCTGTTTGAAATCTTCAAGATTCCTGTGAGAGAGTTCATGTCGTACTTTCATGCTTTGGAAAACGGCTACAGAGACATTCCCT ACCATAACCGAGTCCATGCTACTGATGTGCTCCACGCTGTCTGGTATTTGACCACTCAACCCATCCCAGGCTTCCAGCAGATCCACAGTGAGCATGTCACAGGGAGTGACACAG ACTCAGATAGTGGCATCTCTCCAGGCAGGATATCTTATGCCTCCTCCAAGAGCTCCTCAATCTCAGATGACAGTTATGGCTGCCTGGCCTGGAACATACCTGCTCTTGAGCTTATGGCCCTTTATGTAGCTGCTGCAATGCACGACTATGACCACCCAGGTCGCACAAATGCCTTTCTAGTTGCCACTAATGCACCTCAG GCTGTTCTATATAATGACCGCTCGGTTCTGGAGAACCACCATGCTGCATCTGCTTGGAACCTCTACCTGTCCCAGCCCGAGTACAACTTTCTGGTCAACCTCGATCACGTGGAATTCAAGCGATTTCGTTTCCTTGTTATTGAGGCCATACTGGCCACAGACCTCAAGAAGCACTTTGACTTTTTGGCTGAGTTTAATTCGAAG gtgaATGATGTGAATAGTCCAGGAATTGATTGGACCAATGAGAATGACAGGCTACTGGTTTGCCAAGTGtgcatcaagctagcagacaTAAACGGACCAGCTAAAGTCCGGGACTTGCATCTGAAGTGGACTGAAGGCATCGTCAACGAGTTTTACGAGCAG GGAGACGAGGAAACAAAACTGGGATTACCCATCAGCCCCTTCATGGACCGCTCCTCCCCGCAGCTGGCCAAGCTGCAGGAGTCCTTCATCACCCACATTGTTGGACCACTGTGCAATTCTTACGATGCTGCAGGCCTGCTGCCTGGCTACTGGATTAGTAAAGAAGGGTCGGATGAAGACGAGGATGAGGGGCAGGGGGACATAGatctggatgaagatgaagatgaggaagatgTACTAGAAGATGAGCTGGCTCCAA GAAGGACGAAAAATCGCCGCAGGCTTTACTGTTGCATCATGCACCACCTGACAGAGAACCACAAGGTTTGGAAGAAGATCATCGAGGAAGAAGATAAAAGCAAAGAGCTCggcaaacagcagcagcagcaggacagcTTGCCCACCTCCCCATCAGATGACATCCAGGTCAtccaggaagaggaggagggagaggaaagACAGTAA
- the cgrp1 gene encoding calcitonin gene-related peptide 1 precursor has product MTMLKLWTLLLANALLLCQMYISEAAPSRTSKEFVTDGVPLLNNEAETLFRAIKDYIEMTSEEAAKEEAEEESTATTQKRACNTATCVTHRLADFLSRSGGLGHSNFVPTNVGAQAFGRKKRHGVV; this is encoded by the exons ATGACCATGCTGAAACTCTGGACTCTTCTTCTTGCCAACGCACTGCTTCTTTGTCAGATGTACATATCAGAGGCAGCTCCATCCAG AACTAGCAAAGAGTTTGTTACAGATGGAGTCCCACTACTGAACAATGAAGCTGAAACATTGTTCAGAGCAATTAAAGACTACATAGAGATGACTTCAGAGGAAGCAGCTAAGGAAgaagctgaagaggagag TACTGCAACAACACAAAAGAGGGCATGCAACACAGCCACCTGTGTGACCCACCGCTTGGCTGACTTTTTGAGTCGGTCAGGTGGGTTGGGACACAGCAACTTTGTTCCCACAAATGTTGGAGCCCAAGCATTTGGCAGAAAGAAGCGGCATGGCGTGGTGTGA
- the LOC101164878 gene encoding vitamin D 25-hydroxylase isoform X2, whose amino-acid sequence MVSLTAASVVPVSRAMALLSVGCLAAALMAYLLVRQLVKQRRPPGFPPGPSPIPIIGNIFSLATEPHVFLKRQSEVHGQIFSLDLGGIMTVVLNGYDCVKECLYHQSEVFADRPSLPLFKKMTKMGGLLNSKYGKGWNDHRKLACNSFRYFGSGLRLFERKISEECMFFVDAIDEHKGKPFNPKHLVTNAVSNITNLIIFGQRFTYDDRDFQHMIELFSENVELAVSGWALLYNAFPWIEYMPFGKHQKLFRNAMEVYDFLLEVIKRFSHGRVPHVPRHYVDAYLDELEQNSGDPSSSFSYENLIYSVGELIIAGTETTTNTLRWAMLYMALYPNIQERVHREIDSVLTNGRAPTLEDKHKMPFVEAVLHEILRFCNIVPLGIFRATSQEAKVNGYTIPKEISGQQWQLREARGLPSILLRKTPLLG is encoded by the exons ATGGTTTCTCTGACAGCAGCATCTGTGGTGCCAGTGTCCCGCGCCATGGCTCTGCTCAGTGTGGGCTGTTTGGCTGCCGCGCTCATGGCTTACTTGTTGGTTCGCCAGCTCGTCAAACAGCGACGACCCCCCGGCTTTCCTCCTGGTCCATCGCCCATCCCTATTATTGGGAACATTTTTTCCCTGGCGACCGAGCCGCACGTTTTCCTGAAGAGGCAAAGCGAAGTTCACGGACAG ATTTTTAGTCTTGACCTGGGAGGCATCATGACTGTGGTCTTGAATGGATACGACTGTGTCAAAGAATGCCTTTACCATCAGAGTGAGGTGTTTGCTGATCGTCCATCTCTGCCTCTGTTCAAGAAAATGACCAAAATGGGTG GGCTTCTTAACAGTAAATATGGCAAAGGTTGGAATGATCATCGCAAACTGGCGTGCAACTCTTTCCGTTACTTCGGCAGTGGCCTGAGGCTGTTTGAAAGAAAGATCTCGGAGGAGTGCATGTTCTTTGTAGACGCCATTGACGAACACAAAGGGAAGCCGTTCAACCCCAAGCACCTAGTAACCAACGCGGTCTCCAACATCACCAACCTAATCATTTTTGGTCAACGCTTTACCTACGATGACCGCGACTTTCAGCACATGATTGAACTCTTCAGTGAGAACGTGGAGCTGGCGGTCAGCGGCTGGGCACTCCTTTACAATGCCTTCCCTTGGATTGAGTATATGCCGTTTGGAAAACACCAGAAGTTGTTCCGCAATGCTATGGAGGTCTACGATTTTCTGCTGGAGGTTATAAAGCGCTTTTCCCACGGAAGGGTGCCTCATGTTCCTCGTCATTATGTTGACGCCTATTTGGATGAGTTGGAGCAAAATTCAGGAGATCCTAGTTCCTCATTTTCATACGAGAACCTGATCTATTCAGTGGGTGAACTGATTATTGCTGGCACAGAGACCACAACTAACACCCTACGTTGGGCCATGCTGTACATGGCGCTGTACCCCAACATACAAG AGAGGGTGCATCGAGAGATCGACAGTGTATTGACCAATGGAAGGGCTCCCACCTTGGAGGACAAGCATAAGATGCCCTTTGTGGAGGCAGTTTTGCACGAAATCCTTCGCTTCTGCAACATTGTGCCCCTGGGAATTTTTCGTGCTACATCCCAGGAGGCAAAAGTGAACGGGTACACAATTCCCAAAG AGATTTCTGGACAGCAGTGGCAACTTCGTGAGGCGAGAGGCCTTCCTTCCATTCTCCTTAG gAAAACGCCACTGCTTGGGTGA
- the LOC101164878 gene encoding vitamin D 25-hydroxylase isoform X1 — protein sequence MVSLTAASVVPVSRAMALLSVGCLAAALMAYLLVRQLVKQRRPPGFPPGPSPIPIIGNIFSLATEPHVFLKRQSEVHGQIFSLDLGGIMTVVLNGYDCVKECLYHQSEVFADRPSLPLFKKMTKMGGLLNSKYGKGWNDHRKLACNSFRYFGSGLRLFERKISEECMFFVDAIDEHKGKPFNPKHLVTNAVSNITNLIIFGQRFTYDDRDFQHMIELFSENVELAVSGWALLYNAFPWIEYMPFGKHQKLFRNAMEVYDFLLEVIKRFSHGRVPHVPRHYVDAYLDELEQNSGDPSSSFSYENLIYSVGELIIAGTETTTNTLRWAMLYMALYPNIQERVHREIDSVLTNGRAPTLEDKHKMPFVEAVLHEILRFCNIVPLGIFRATSQEAKVNGYTIPKGTMVITNLYSVHFDEKYWNEPGVFSPQRFLDSSGNFVRREAFLPFSLGKRHCLGEQLARMEMFLFFTTLLQRFHLQFPPGTVPTVTPKLGMTLQPKHYSICAIRRQQKVPNS from the exons ATGGTTTCTCTGACAGCAGCATCTGTGGTGCCAGTGTCCCGCGCCATGGCTCTGCTCAGTGTGGGCTGTTTGGCTGCCGCGCTCATGGCTTACTTGTTGGTTCGCCAGCTCGTCAAACAGCGACGACCCCCCGGCTTTCCTCCTGGTCCATCGCCCATCCCTATTATTGGGAACATTTTTTCCCTGGCGACCGAGCCGCACGTTTTCCTGAAGAGGCAAAGCGAAGTTCACGGACAG ATTTTTAGTCTTGACCTGGGAGGCATCATGACTGTGGTCTTGAATGGATACGACTGTGTCAAAGAATGCCTTTACCATCAGAGTGAGGTGTTTGCTGATCGTCCATCTCTGCCTCTGTTCAAGAAAATGACCAAAATGGGTG GGCTTCTTAACAGTAAATATGGCAAAGGTTGGAATGATCATCGCAAACTGGCGTGCAACTCTTTCCGTTACTTCGGCAGTGGCCTGAGGCTGTTTGAAAGAAAGATCTCGGAGGAGTGCATGTTCTTTGTAGACGCCATTGACGAACACAAAGGGAAGCCGTTCAACCCCAAGCACCTAGTAACCAACGCGGTCTCCAACATCACCAACCTAATCATTTTTGGTCAACGCTTTACCTACGATGACCGCGACTTTCAGCACATGATTGAACTCTTCAGTGAGAACGTGGAGCTGGCGGTCAGCGGCTGGGCACTCCTTTACAATGCCTTCCCTTGGATTGAGTATATGCCGTTTGGAAAACACCAGAAGTTGTTCCGCAATGCTATGGAGGTCTACGATTTTCTGCTGGAGGTTATAAAGCGCTTTTCCCACGGAAGGGTGCCTCATGTTCCTCGTCATTATGTTGACGCCTATTTGGATGAGTTGGAGCAAAATTCAGGAGATCCTAGTTCCTCATTTTCATACGAGAACCTGATCTATTCAGTGGGTGAACTGATTATTGCTGGCACAGAGACCACAACTAACACCCTACGTTGGGCCATGCTGTACATGGCGCTGTACCCCAACATACAAG AGAGGGTGCATCGAGAGATCGACAGTGTATTGACCAATGGAAGGGCTCCCACCTTGGAGGACAAGCATAAGATGCCCTTTGTGGAGGCAGTTTTGCACGAAATCCTTCGCTTCTGCAACATTGTGCCCCTGGGAATTTTTCGTGCTACATCCCAGGAGGCAAAAGTGAACGGGTACACAATTCCCAAAGGTACCATGGTGATCACCAACCTCTATTCAGTACACTTCGATGAGAAGTACTGGAATGAGCCAGGGGTTTTCTCACCACAGAGATTTCTGGACAGCAGTGGCAACTTCGTGAGGCGAGAGGCCTTCCTTCCATTCTCCTTAG gAAAACGCCACTGCTTGGGTGAACAGCTGGCCCGGATGGAgatgtttctctttttcacCACTTTGTTGCAAAGGTTTCATCTTCAATTCCCTCCGGGAACTGTTCCAACAGTCACTCCCAAGCTAGGGATGACCCTACAGCCCAAACATTACTCCATATGCGCCATCCGCCGCCAACAGAAAGTTCCCAATTCTTGA